A portion of the Burkholderia pseudomultivorans genome contains these proteins:
- a CDS encoding M48 family metalloprotease yields MRVKQLLALSLSAALALPPDGFAQAPPLEPAGAGSTSISTVPSGIAPGVFGTYGGADSRFSGADGASAPAASLRAPLRALELPDLGDGSGGAMTPQAERKLGERVMREVRRDPDYLDDWLVRDYLNGIAKQLAAAASARFIGGYAPDFELFPVRDPQINAFSMPGGFIGINSGLVVTTQTESELASVIGHEMGHVLQRHIARMIGANQKTGYTALATMLLGVLAGVLARSGDLGSAIAMGGQAYAVDNQLRFSRSAEREADRVGFQLLAGAGYDPYGMPSFFERLERASMGDAGVPAYARTHPLTGERIADMEDRARRAPYRQPRQSSEYGFVRARLRILQNRAPNDIAAEAHRMQLEIDERTAPNVAANWYGIALANTLLGQYDAAGQALAAARAAFDARARREGESATSSPSLDVLAADLARRAGRTDDAVRLAALAQRRWPASHAAIVAHLQALIAARRFAEAQTLARAQAKADPEQPDWWDYLAKASDGKGDVLARRRALAEKLALDGAWPSAIRQLKEARDAKDVSFYEQSMIGARLLEFEARYKEERDDEKNGRG; encoded by the coding sequence ATGCGTGTCAAACAGTTGCTTGCCCTGTCGCTGTCGGCGGCGCTCGCGCTGCCGCCGGACGGCTTCGCACAGGCGCCGCCGCTCGAACCGGCGGGCGCCGGTTCCACGTCGATCTCCACGGTGCCGTCCGGCATCGCGCCCGGCGTATTCGGCACCTACGGCGGCGCGGACAGCCGGTTCTCGGGCGCCGACGGCGCGTCGGCGCCCGCCGCGAGCCTGCGGGCGCCGCTGCGCGCGCTCGAGCTGCCGGACCTCGGCGATGGCTCCGGCGGCGCGATGACGCCGCAGGCCGAGCGCAAGCTCGGCGAGCGCGTGATGCGCGAGGTGCGGCGCGACCCCGACTATCTCGACGACTGGCTCGTGCGCGACTACCTGAACGGTATCGCGAAGCAACTCGCGGCGGCGGCTTCCGCACGCTTCATCGGCGGCTATGCGCCGGACTTCGAGCTGTTTCCGGTGCGCGATCCGCAGATCAACGCATTCTCGATGCCGGGCGGCTTCATCGGCATCAACAGCGGGCTCGTCGTGACGACGCAGACGGAATCGGAACTCGCGTCGGTGATCGGCCATGAGATGGGCCACGTACTGCAGCGGCACATCGCGCGGATGATCGGTGCGAACCAGAAGACCGGCTACACGGCGCTCGCGACGATGCTGCTCGGCGTGCTGGCGGGCGTGCTCGCGCGCAGCGGTGACCTCGGCAGCGCGATCGCGATGGGCGGGCAGGCGTACGCGGTCGACAACCAGCTGCGGTTCTCGCGCTCGGCCGAACGCGAGGCCGACCGCGTCGGCTTCCAGCTGCTCGCGGGCGCCGGCTACGACCCGTACGGGATGCCGAGCTTCTTCGAGCGGCTCGAACGGGCGTCGATGGGCGACGCGGGCGTGCCGGCCTATGCGCGCACCCACCCGCTGACGGGCGAGCGGATCGCCGACATGGAAGACCGCGCGCGCCGCGCGCCGTACCGGCAGCCGCGCCAGTCGTCCGAATACGGATTCGTGCGCGCGCGGCTGCGTATCCTGCAGAATCGCGCGCCGAACGACATCGCGGCCGAAGCGCACCGGATGCAGCTGGAGATCGACGAGCGCACGGCGCCGAACGTCGCGGCGAACTGGTACGGCATCGCGCTCGCGAACACGCTGCTCGGCCAGTACGACGCGGCCGGCCAGGCGCTGGCGGCGGCGCGCGCCGCGTTCGACGCGCGCGCGCGCCGCGAAGGCGAATCGGCGACCAGTTCGCCGAGCCTCGACGTGCTCGCCGCGGACCTCGCGCGCCGCGCAGGGCGAACCGACGACGCGGTGCGGCTCGCGGCGCTCGCGCAGCGGCGCTGGCCGGCCTCGCACGCGGCGATCGTCGCGCATCTGCAGGCGCTGATCGCCGCGCGCCGCTTCGCCGAAGCGCAGACGCTCGCCCGCGCGCAGGCCAAGGCCGACCCGGAGCAGCCGGACTGGTGGGACTACCTCGCGAAGGCGAGCGACGGCAAGGGCGACGTGCTGGCGCGGCGGCGCGCGCTCGCGGAAAAGCTCGCGCTCGACGGCGCGTGGCCGTCGGCGATTCGCCAGTTGAAGGAGGCGCGCGACGCGAAGGACGTGTCGTTCTACGAGCAGTCGATGATCGGCGCCCGCCTGCTGGAATTCGAGGCGCGCTACAAGGAAGAACGCGACGACGAGAAGAACGGCCGCGGCTAG
- the moaC gene encoding cyclic pyranopterin monophosphate synthase MoaC: MSGLTHFDAAGHAHMVDVGGKQETQRIAVARGTIRMLPATFALIRDGKAKKGDVLGVARIAAIQGAKRTADLIPLCHPLALTRVAVDFELDDALPGVHCAVQVETFGRTGVEMEALTAVQVGLLTVYDMCKAVDRGMVITDVSVREKRGGKSGDWKAED, from the coding sequence ATGTCAGGACTTACCCATTTCGATGCCGCCGGCCACGCGCACATGGTCGACGTCGGCGGCAAGCAGGAAACGCAGCGCATCGCGGTGGCGCGCGGCACGATCCGGATGCTGCCCGCGACGTTCGCGCTGATCCGCGACGGCAAGGCGAAGAAAGGCGACGTGCTCGGCGTCGCGCGCATCGCGGCGATCCAGGGCGCCAAACGCACGGCCGACCTCATTCCGCTCTGCCATCCGCTCGCGCTGACGCGCGTGGCCGTCGACTTCGAACTCGACGACGCACTGCCGGGCGTGCACTGCGCCGTGCAGGTCGAGACGTTCGGGCGCACCGGCGTCGAGATGGAGGCGCTGACCGCGGTGCAGGTCGGGCTGTTGACCGTCTACGACATGTGCAAGGCGGTCGATCGCGGGATGGTGATCACCGATGTGAGCGTGCGCGAGAAGCGCGGCGGGAAGTCGGGGGACTGGAAGGCGGAGGATTGA
- a CDS encoding cupin domain-containing protein translates to MNDPHELLRAADIAAMEPERSVHPLNERAVRLKRSPGDRTGLTQLGFHLMTLMPGCESTEYHRHLHAEECVYILSGTGVAIIDGQTCAIGPGDFMGFPRGGAAHTMLNTGDVPLVYIVAGDRPEHDVCDYPKQGKRLYKSGANKVFVDRDR, encoded by the coding sequence ATGAACGATCCGCACGAACTATTGAGGGCCGCCGACATCGCGGCGATGGAGCCGGAGCGATCCGTGCATCCGCTGAACGAGCGTGCCGTCCGCCTGAAGCGATCGCCGGGCGACCGCACGGGACTGACGCAGCTCGGCTTCCATCTGATGACGCTGATGCCGGGCTGCGAGTCCACCGAATATCACCGGCATCTCCATGCGGAAGAATGCGTGTACATCCTTTCCGGCACCGGCGTCGCGATCATCGACGGACAGACCTGCGCGATCGGGCCCGGCGACTTCATGGGATTCCCGCGAGGCGGCGCGGCGCACACGATGCTGAATACCGGCGACGTTCCGCTCGTCTACATCGTCGCCGGCGACCGGCCGGAACACGATGTGTGCGATTACCCGAAGCAGGGCAAGCGCCTGTACAAGTCGGGGGCGAACAAGGTGTTCGTCGATCGGGACCGGTAA
- a CDS encoding WD40/YVTN/BNR-like repeat-containing protein has product MPSDKRRKWLAAGLVALAIATYGYVRTTTHWETITTFAPGDARYRGGNFRVRGSEIMSIALALPEVTFKSLPEQPHPQRAEPTEAWMNDTGELLNRMTVSFFRGTVDDGMQRLFRQPGQHAAWWASTDWAVQFVGTSWIDYKSAEGQTGDAPQTTRLWKTVDGGRTWAQLPWPEQQDIDRLLFVDPQRGYAAGGGPRVWRTADGGATWQAIDVSAAARVAGQPRRHFDAINLGPDSVLRIAYHVGPTADAPAHGVVARLDWGRSAFVTDTVLPRQTVIHLDAAPGPAAPYALYALSHPDQPQNGEARDGSRRTGVLSTWTNADPAAVRQLRTFDKKLALDGLAAGRDGVLLVFATDPNSASGGAPIDLLFSSTDAGKSWQQASGQAAQGGYFDAQTNTLYALSASALRKRTF; this is encoded by the coding sequence ATGCCATCAGACAAGCGCCGAAAATGGCTCGCAGCCGGCCTCGTTGCACTGGCGATCGCGACCTACGGATACGTCCGCACGACGACGCACTGGGAGACGATCACGACCTTCGCGCCCGGCGATGCGCGCTATCGCGGCGGCAATTTCCGCGTCAGGGGCAGCGAGATCATGAGCATCGCGCTCGCGCTGCCCGAGGTGACGTTCAAGTCGCTGCCCGAGCAACCGCACCCACAGCGCGCCGAGCCGACCGAAGCGTGGATGAACGATACCGGCGAGTTGCTGAATCGCATGACGGTCAGCTTCTTTCGCGGCACCGTCGACGACGGCATGCAGCGACTTTTCCGTCAGCCGGGCCAGCATGCGGCGTGGTGGGCCTCGACGGACTGGGCCGTGCAGTTCGTCGGCACGTCGTGGATCGATTACAAGTCGGCCGAAGGGCAGACCGGCGATGCGCCGCAAACCACGCGGCTGTGGAAAACCGTCGATGGCGGACGGACCTGGGCGCAGCTTCCCTGGCCCGAACAGCAGGACATCGACCGCCTGCTGTTCGTCGACCCGCAGCGCGGCTATGCCGCCGGCGGCGGCCCGCGCGTCTGGCGGACGGCCGACGGCGGTGCGACATGGCAGGCGATCGACGTATCGGCCGCTGCACGCGTCGCCGGGCAACCGCGCCGGCACTTCGATGCGATCAACCTCGGCCCGGACAGCGTGCTGCGCATCGCGTACCACGTCGGGCCGACCGCCGACGCGCCTGCGCACGGCGTCGTCGCCCGGCTCGACTGGGGACGATCCGCCTTCGTGACCGATACCGTGCTGCCGCGCCAGACCGTCATCCATCTCGACGCCGCGCCCGGTCCGGCCGCGCCTTACGCGCTGTATGCGCTGTCGCATCCGGACCAGCCGCAGAACGGCGAGGCCCGTGACGGCAGCCGCCGCACCGGCGTTCTCTCGACCTGGACGAACGCCGACCCGGCCGCCGTGCGGCAACTGCGCACTTTCGACAAAAAGCTGGCGCTCGACGGCCTGGCCGCCGGTCGGGACGGCGTGCTGCTCGTCTTCGCGACCGATCCGAATTCGGCCAGCGGCGGCGCGCCGATCGACCTCTTGTTCAGCAGCACCGATGCGGGCAAGTCGTGGCAACAGGCGAGCGGCCAGGCGGCCCAGGGCGGCTACTTCGACGCGCAGACCAACACGCTGTACGCGCTGTCCGCGTCCGCGCTGAGGAAGCGGACGTTCTGA
- a CDS encoding TonB family protein, which produces MATRSTLLILPAVAMLFSGCAMLSSSQESKLTCHIPRAVYPDTAKPLTRPATVLVRALMTTAGEAQNVTVTTSSRNAAADRAAVEAMTHATCVQTGATANPFLLTQPFVFEPRRGD; this is translated from the coding sequence ATGGCTACTCGCTCGACCCTCCTGATCCTGCCCGCCGTCGCGATGCTGTTTTCCGGCTGCGCGATGCTGTCGTCGTCGCAGGAAAGCAAGCTCACCTGTCACATCCCGCGCGCCGTCTATCCCGACACCGCGAAGCCGCTCACGCGTCCGGCGACGGTGCTGGTCCGCGCGCTGATGACGACGGCCGGCGAAGCCCAGAACGTGACGGTCACGACCAGCAGCCGCAATGCGGCGGCGGATCGCGCGGCCGTCGAGGCGATGACGCACGCGACCTGCGTGCAGACGGGCGCCACCGCGAATCCGTTCCTGCTGACGCAACCGTTCGTGTTCGAGCCGCGGCGCGGCGACTGA
- a CDS encoding PglL family O-oligosaccharyltransferase — translation MPSTFSRSLPLIALAVALIVPYAITNHTYPIPTFYSEYSALVLYLLLGISVVLLARTGPQAQPFAAPTAFVAPLGFAAVLVAQVALMPLKVPSMNWLAVGYLAAALVAMQAGFTLARDGLAEAVARMMAGALLIGGVFAVACQIAQLFHLESAMSPFVVVYNIAVDRRPYGNMAQANHLASYIAFALAGALYLVQTRRLPAWAWLVLSAVLSVGLALTVSRGPWLQVAVMVVAGFWMAWLESRRVPGNARAWLMPVALAAVFVAVNVGVRWANVHFHLGLAESAADRMRDAGQIAPRLALWKYGLAMFREHPLLGVGWGEFPSHQFALVRALGGVEIANNSHDIFIDLLAKSGLVGLGVLVVTLVMWFVRAVRAPQSSTRVFGFALIGILLMHALVEYPQQYMFFLLPAMFVIGLLEVKPLRVVPGSAAFGLFAVLSFGGLLATVPVLRDYQRAEVLYYGNDPAAQYRDSPSLLFGAWGDYGAATLLPISPDDLPAKLAAHERAIALLPGETVLRRYAVLQALDGREADALDTVARLQVFAKELKDWPAQLAALYKLCDQQPALKAFRAAVAAKYGEVAPDAADDSDEDDSDD, via the coding sequence ATGCCTTCTACTTTTTCCCGTTCGTTGCCGCTCATTGCACTGGCTGTCGCGCTGATCGTGCCGTATGCGATCACCAATCACACGTATCCGATCCCGACTTTCTACTCGGAATATTCCGCGCTGGTGCTGTACCTGCTGCTGGGGATTTCGGTCGTCCTGCTCGCGCGGACGGGCCCGCAGGCCCAGCCGTTCGCCGCGCCGACCGCATTCGTCGCGCCGCTCGGCTTCGCGGCGGTGCTCGTCGCGCAGGTCGCGCTGATGCCGCTGAAGGTGCCGTCGATGAACTGGCTGGCGGTCGGCTATCTGGCGGCCGCGCTGGTCGCGATGCAGGCGGGCTTCACGCTCGCGCGCGACGGGCTGGCCGAGGCGGTCGCGCGGATGATGGCGGGGGCGCTGCTGATCGGCGGCGTGTTCGCGGTCGCGTGCCAGATCGCGCAGTTGTTCCACCTCGAATCGGCGATGTCGCCGTTCGTCGTGGTGTACAACATCGCGGTCGATCGCCGTCCGTACGGCAACATGGCGCAGGCGAACCACCTCGCGAGCTATATCGCGTTCGCGCTCGCCGGCGCGCTGTATCTCGTGCAGACGCGCCGGCTCCCGGCATGGGCGTGGCTCGTGCTGTCGGCCGTGCTGTCGGTCGGCCTCGCGCTGACGGTGTCGCGCGGCCCGTGGCTGCAGGTCGCGGTGATGGTCGTCGCCGGTTTCTGGATGGCGTGGCTCGAATCGCGCCGCGTGCCGGGCAATGCGCGCGCGTGGCTGATGCCGGTTGCGCTCGCGGCCGTGTTCGTCGCGGTGAACGTCGGCGTGCGCTGGGCCAACGTGCATTTCCATCTGGGCCTCGCGGAGTCGGCGGCCGACCGGATGCGCGACGCGGGGCAGATCGCACCGCGCCTCGCCCTGTGGAAGTACGGGCTGGCGATGTTCCGCGAGCACCCGCTGCTCGGCGTCGGCTGGGGCGAATTCCCGTCGCACCAGTTCGCGCTGGTGCGCGCGCTCGGCGGCGTCGAGATCGCGAACAACTCGCACGACATCTTCATCGACCTGCTCGCGAAGTCCGGCCTGGTCGGCCTCGGCGTGCTGGTCGTCACGCTCGTGATGTGGTTCGTGCGCGCGGTGCGCGCGCCGCAGTCGAGCACGCGCGTGTTCGGCTTCGCGCTGATCGGCATCCTGCTGATGCATGCGCTGGTCGAGTATCCGCAGCAATACATGTTCTTCCTGCTGCCGGCGATGTTCGTGATCGGCCTGCTCGAGGTGAAGCCGCTGCGCGTCGTGCCGGGTAGCGCCGCGTTCGGCCTGTTTGCGGTGTTGTCGTTCGGCGGCCTGCTCGCGACCGTGCCGGTGCTGCGCGACTACCAGCGCGCGGAGGTGCTGTACTACGGCAACGATCCGGCCGCGCAGTATCGCGATTCGCCGTCGCTACTGTTCGGTGCATGGGGCGATTACGGCGCGGCGACGCTGCTGCCGATCTCGCCGGACGATTTGCCCGCCAAGCTGGCCGCGCACGAACGCGCGATCGCGCTGCTGCCGGGCGAGACGGTGCTGCGCCGCTATGCGGTGCTGCAGGCGCTCGACGGGCGCGAGGCTGACGCGCTCGATACCGTCGCGCGGCTGCAGGTATTTGCGAAGGAACTGAAGGACTGGCCGGCGCAACTGGCCGCGCTGTACAAGCTGTGCGACCAGCAGCCCGCGCTGAAGGCATTCCGGGCGGCGGTGGCTGCGAAGTACGGGGAGGTCGCGCCGGACGCCGCCGACGACTCCGACGAGGACGATTCCGACGATTGA
- a CDS encoding pilin yields the protein MFEAFSVALFRRVAADLRRARRPARRWWPAGFTLIELMIVLAIVGVVAAYAIPAYQDYLARSRVGEGLALASSARLAVADNAASGAGLDGGYSPPAATRNVESVRIDADTGQITVAFTPRVAAAGANTLVLVPSAPDKPDAPTGRVPLKKGATQAGAIAWECFAAGKAASSLPAPGAGPLPADAATLPAKYAPAECRA from the coding sequence ATGTTCGAAGCCTTTTCCGTTGCCCTGTTCCGTCGCGTGGCCGCCGATCTGCGGCGCGCGCGCCGTCCCGCGCGCCGCTGGTGGCCGGCCGGTTTCACGCTGATCGAGTTGATGATCGTGCTGGCGATCGTCGGCGTGGTCGCGGCCTATGCGATTCCCGCCTATCAGGATTACCTCGCGCGGTCGCGGGTCGGCGAGGGGCTTGCGCTCGCGTCGTCCGCCCGGCTGGCGGTCGCCGACAACGCGGCGAGCGGCGCGGGCCTCGACGGCGGCTACAGCCCGCCGGCCGCGACCCGCAACGTCGAATCCGTGCGCATCGACGCCGACACGGGACAGATTACGGTGGCGTTTACGCCGCGCGTGGCCGCGGCCGGCGCGAATACGCTCGTGCTGGTGCCGTCCGCGCCGGACAAGCCCGATGCGCCGACCGGGCGCGTGCCGCTGAAGAAGGGGGCGACGCAGGCCGGGGCGATCGCGTGGGAATGCTTTGCGGCCGGCAAGGCGGCGTCGTCGCTGCCGGCGCCCGGCGCGGGGCCGCTGCCGGCCGACGCCGCGACGCTGCCGGCGAAATACGCGCCGGCGGAATGTCGCGCATAG
- a CDS encoding TerC family protein, which produces MLEFLTSLHWGAVLQIVIIDILLGGDNAVVIALACRNLPANQRLRGVVWGTAGAILLRVVLISFAVVLLDVPFLKLGGGLLLLWIGIKLMAPAADAHDDIKPADRLWDAVKTIVIADAVMSLDNVIAIAGAAEQADPSHRIALVIFGLVVSVPIIVWGSTLVLKLLDRFPVVVAAGAGLLGWIAGGLIVHDPVGDRWPVLDTPAAVYGASAAGALFVMAAGYALRRHRGATRAH; this is translated from the coding sequence ATGCTCGAATTCCTGACGTCGTTGCACTGGGGCGCCGTGCTCCAGATCGTCATCATCGACATCCTGCTCGGCGGCGACAACGCGGTCGTGATCGCGCTCGCGTGCCGCAACCTGCCGGCGAACCAGCGGCTGCGCGGCGTCGTCTGGGGCACCGCGGGCGCGATCCTGCTGCGTGTCGTACTGATCTCGTTCGCGGTCGTGCTGCTCGACGTGCCGTTCCTGAAGCTCGGCGGCGGCCTGCTGCTGCTGTGGATCGGCATCAAGCTGATGGCGCCTGCCGCCGATGCGCACGACGACATCAAGCCGGCCGATCGGCTGTGGGATGCAGTAAAGACGATCGTGATCGCCGACGCGGTGATGAGCCTCGACAACGTGATCGCGATCGCCGGCGCGGCCGAGCAGGCCGATCCGTCGCACCGGATTGCGCTCGTGATCTTCGGGCTGGTCGTCAGCGTGCCGATCATCGTGTGGGGCAGCACGCTGGTGCTCAAGCTGCTCGACCGCTTCCCCGTGGTCGTGGCGGCCGGCGCGGGGCTGCTTGGCTGGATCGCCGGCGGGCTGATCGTGCACGATCCGGTCGGCGACCGCTGGCCGGTGCTCGACACGCCCGCCGCGGTCTACGGCGCGAGCGCCGCGGGCGCGCTGTTCGTCATGGCGGCCGGCTATGCGCTCCGGCGGCACCGCGGCGCGACGCGCGCGCACTGA
- a CDS encoding IS1182 family transposase → MLKTPMPTQHELEMVTLEELVPKDHLLRQIDAAVDFEFIRAKVAHLYCADNGRPALDPVVMFKLLFIGYLFGVGSERQLMREVQVNVAYRWFARFRLTDKVPDASTFSQNRRRRFPDTVVYQEIFDEIVRQAMKRGLVDGRVLYTDSTHLKANANKGKFDVVKLEQTPAAYTEALNAAVDADRAAHGKKPLDRDDDEPPPSKDTKISRTDPDSGYMVRDDKPKGFFYLDHRTVDARHAIITDTHVTPASVHDSQPYLDRLDRQRERFEFKVDAVGLDAGYFTPAVCQGLEERGIAGVMGYRTPNHKPGMFYKRQFKYDAYRNEYVCPQGQALPYSTTNRVGYREYKSNPQICRRCPVRAQCTNSANAVKVVTRHVWERAKEKVDARRLTEWGQRIYARRKETVERSFADAKQLHGHRYARMRGLRKVAEQCLLAAAAQNIKKIAMLVARKRKKGPAGPDWRFVRMLLRLVSGLRCSFDYPLAASSQS, encoded by the coding sequence ATGCTGAAGACGCCCATGCCCACGCAGCACGAACTCGAGATGGTGACGCTCGAGGAACTCGTGCCGAAGGACCACCTGCTGCGCCAGATCGACGCGGCGGTGGATTTCGAGTTCATCCGCGCGAAGGTGGCGCATCTGTATTGCGCGGATAACGGGCGGCCAGCGCTCGATCCCGTGGTGATGTTCAAGCTGCTGTTCATCGGCTACCTGTTTGGGGTGGGCAGCGAGCGGCAACTGATGCGTGAGGTCCAGGTCAACGTCGCCTATCGGTGGTTCGCGCGGTTCCGGCTGACCGACAAGGTGCCGGATGCGTCGACGTTCTCGCAGAATCGCCGCCGCCGCTTCCCGGACACGGTGGTGTATCAGGAGATCTTCGACGAGATCGTGCGGCAGGCAATGAAGCGCGGGTTGGTCGATGGTCGGGTGCTGTACACCGACAGCACGCACCTGAAGGCGAATGCGAACAAAGGCAAGTTTGATGTCGTGAAGCTGGAGCAGACGCCTGCGGCGTACACGGAGGCGCTGAATGCGGCGGTGGATGCGGACCGGGCCGCGCATGGCAAGAAGCCGCTGGATCGCGACGACGACGAGCCGCCGCCGAGCAAGGACACCAAGATCAGCCGAACCGATCCGGACAGCGGCTACATGGTTCGGGACGACAAGCCCAAAGGGTTCTTCTATCTGGACCACCGCACGGTGGATGCCCGGCACGCGATCATCACCGATACGCATGTGACGCCGGCCTCGGTGCACGACAGCCAGCCGTATCTGGATCGGCTGGATCGGCAGCGCGAGCGCTTCGAGTTCAAGGTCGATGCGGTGGGGCTGGATGCGGGCTACTTCACGCCGGCGGTGTGCCAGGGGCTGGAGGAGCGAGGGATTGCCGGGGTGATGGGCTATCGCACGCCGAACCACAAGCCGGGCATGTTCTACAAACGGCAGTTCAAGTACGACGCGTATCGCAACGAATACGTGTGCCCGCAGGGGCAGGCACTGCCTTACAGCACGACCAATCGAGTCGGCTACCGGGAATACAAATCCAACCCGCAGATCTGCCGGCGTTGCCCGGTACGCGCGCAGTGCACGAACAGTGCGAACGCGGTGAAGGTGGTGACGCGCCACGTGTGGGAGCGCGCCAAGGAGAAGGTGGACGCGCGGCGCTTGACCGAATGGGGCCAACGCATTTACGCGCGGCGCAAGGAGACGGTGGAGCGTAGCTTCGCCGATGCCAAGCAACTGCATGGGCACCGTTATGCGCGTATGCGTGGGCTACGCAAGGTGGCCGAGCAGTGCTTGCTGGCCGCGGCGGCGCAGAACATCAAGAAGATCGCGATGCTGGTGGCGCGGAAGCGGAAAAAGGGGCCAGCGGGTCCCGATTGGCGCTTCGTGCGCATGCTGCTGCGTCTGGTGAGCGGTTTGCGCTGCAGCTTCGACTACCCGCTCGCGGCGAGCTCGCAATCCTGA
- the sucD gene encoding succinate--CoA ligase subunit alpha, which produces MSILINKDTKVITQGITGKTGQFHTRACREYANGREAFVAGVNPKKAGEDFEGIPIYASVKEAKEETGATVSVIYVPPAGAAAAIWEAVEADLDLAICITEGIPVRDMIEVKDRMRREGRKTLLLGPNCPGTITPDELKIGIMPGHIHRKGRIGVVSRSGTLTYEAVAQLTALGLGQSSAVGIGGDPINGLKHIDVMKMFNDDPDTDAVVMIGEIGGPDEANAAQWIKDNMKKPVVGFIAGVTAPPGKRMGHAGALISGGADTAAAKLEIMEACGITVTRNPSEMGRLLKKAL; this is translated from the coding sequence ATGTCGATTCTGATCAACAAGGACACGAAGGTCATCACGCAGGGCATCACCGGCAAGACCGGCCAGTTCCACACGCGTGCCTGCCGTGAATACGCAAACGGCCGCGAAGCATTCGTCGCGGGCGTGAACCCGAAGAAGGCCGGCGAAGATTTCGAAGGCATTCCGATCTACGCAAGCGTCAAGGAAGCGAAGGAAGAAACCGGCGCGACCGTGTCGGTCATCTACGTTCCGCCGGCAGGCGCTGCTGCTGCGATCTGGGAAGCGGTCGAAGCCGATCTCGATCTCGCGATCTGCATCACGGAAGGCATCCCCGTGCGCGACATGATCGAAGTGAAGGACCGCATGCGTCGCGAAGGCCGCAAGACGCTGCTGCTCGGGCCGAACTGCCCGGGCACGATCACGCCGGACGAACTGAAGATCGGCATCATGCCGGGCCACATCCACCGCAAGGGCCGCATCGGCGTCGTGTCGCGTTCGGGCACGCTGACGTATGAAGCCGTTGCGCAGCTGACCGCGCTCGGCCTCGGCCAGTCGTCGGCAGTCGGTATCGGCGGCGACCCGATCAACGGTCTGAAGCACATCGACGTCATGAAGATGTTCAACGACGATCCGGACACGGATGCGGTCGTGATGATCGGCGAAATCGGCGGTCCGGACGAGGCGAACGCCGCGCAGTGGATCAAGGACAACATGAAGAAGCCGGTTGTCGGCTTCATCGCGGGCGTCACGGCGCCCCCGGGCAAGCGCATGGGCCACGCCGGCGCGCTGATCTCGGGCGGTGCGGATACGGCCGCTGCGAAGCTGGAAATCATGGAAGCGTGCGGCATCACCGTCACGCGCAACCCGTCGGAAATGGGCCGTCTGCTGAAGAAGGCGCTGTAA